From Acidihalobacter aeolianus, a single genomic window includes:
- a CDS encoding anthranilate synthase component II has translation MLLMIDNYDSFTYNLVQYLGELGADVAVRRNDAVTLDEIERFAPSHIVVSPGPCTPNEAGISMAAIERFAGRIPILGVCLGHQCIGQVFGGRVIHAREIMHGKTSPIHHADRGVFAGLPQPMQATRYHSLVVAREGLPEALEVTAWTELREGEFDEIMGLRHQDLAVEGVQFHPESILTPEGHALLANFLRVDSPRRAAA, from the coding sequence ATGCTGCTGATGATCGACAACTACGATTCCTTTACCTACAACCTGGTTCAGTATCTGGGCGAACTGGGCGCCGACGTCGCGGTGCGGCGCAACGACGCCGTCACGCTGGACGAGATAGAACGCTTCGCGCCCTCGCATATCGTCGTCTCGCCTGGGCCCTGTACGCCGAACGAAGCCGGTATTTCGATGGCGGCGATCGAGCGTTTCGCCGGACGCATCCCCATTCTCGGCGTGTGCCTTGGCCACCAGTGCATCGGTCAGGTGTTCGGCGGTCGGGTCATCCATGCGCGCGAGATCATGCATGGCAAGACCTCGCCGATCCATCATGCCGATCGAGGCGTTTTCGCCGGTTTGCCCCAGCCGATGCAGGCCACCCGCTATCACTCGCTGGTGGTCGCGCGCGAAGGTCTGCCCGAGGCATTGGAAGTGACTGCCTGGACCGAGCTCCGCGAAGGCGAGTTCGACGAGATCATGGGATTGCGCCACCAGGATCTCGCGGTCGAGGGTGTGCAGTTCCATCCGGAATCCATCCTCACGCCAGAGGGCCATGCGTTGCTGGCCAATTTCCTGCGCGTCGATTCGCCGCGGAGGGCGGCCGCATGA